Below is a window of Camelina sativa cultivar DH55 chromosome 11, Cs, whole genome shotgun sequence DNA.
gttgtttataattgggtaaacttttttaaaagtaaatatttcttattatgtGTGCTTtagctaaaacatcttatattttgaaacagaaggaatatattcttttatgttGCAGGAGCCTTTGAGATTTGCTCTAGCTGCGGGTACTGGAACGTTATTCCTGGTTTTGTTGATTGTCTTGAGAATATACCTGGTTCAAACTGGTATTGAACTTGCTCTGCTTTTTCTTTCCAATGGAGTCTTTACTTGTGAAAGCTTGATTGGTTTGATTTGTTATTGACTTTTGGTTTATGTTCTTAGGGATGGAGCTACGTTGGAGATAGACTACTTTCTGCAGTTATACCATATGAAGAGACTGGATGGTATGATGGACAAATGTGGGTCAAACAACCAGAGGTTAGTAGTAGCTACTTAGGGTCTGATTAGTTCAAAcgttgtggttgtggttgcggttgcgggagattgcggaagcggacgattgcggtttcaagcgttattaagcgttttgaacaactggtttagcggtttaaaattggtgtgtTTGCGGGAAGTTTActactggttgaccagcgggtgcaatagcggttggaacataataaatgtgatatctaatatataaatgtttaaaaacaccaaaatttttattaaacttgatttataattaaaatttattaaaataataattattcaaaaaaaaatcatattgaaatacttattcctttatgtatttggcttttcaccaaaaattaaatcaagtaatttgataaatgacaacaCGTATGCTTTAGATcatagatcttttctcttttctcttagattgtgggtcagtagttgcatcggtaggaatggtcaagtgagagttgagaagagtcactggtgatttgttttaatatttttcacaaataatcttattttcttaaatttctgatgaaatattatatttatttagattttttgaacttatgtgcgatgtgccaataaatttacataaatttttccgggttattgttaattggaatattattttttctaattatttattttataatctctgcaatcgtattcatacttcattttctcccattcttaatgagtaaaatggttagatagaaaatataacaaaaaaaaaatttcattatcattgatttcttttaagttaaaaataaaaaaaaaatccaaccgcaatcgcccgcaactGCAAACGCTCGTGGGAAGCAGTTTTTGGAATTTAGTGGTTTGGAGCGGTTGGGAGCGATTAGGAACGATTGGAaacggtttgtgtgattggttccaatcgctagcaaccgctaccacccacAAATGCAGCGTTTGCGGaaggtagcgggagaaccagtcaacaccttAAAGTCCTTTCTTTTGCTAAAAATCTACATGACACAATCTAACTGCTACCAAGttatcaaaagttttcataatttCCCATAAATGGGATCAGGGATTATTGTGGGTATACCTCAGTAACCAGTATTCAGTATCAGCGCAAAATCTATTCAAAAACATTGGCAGAAGCTAGTATATGGATTTACGTACTGCCAAGTGCCAAGTTATCACTGGTTCTCAAAACTCTacgcatatatgtatatgagaTCAACaccaaaaatctaaaagaaatGAACATACATAGTCAAAATACATCTCTTGCCTCTTGAATCGACCTCCAGAGTTTAAGAACTAAGCAACTGATAAATACTTTGAATTTGCATTTGCGTTCTCAGGTGTTGAAGCTTACAAAATAACTAGTGTAAGTTGTATTAGGCAGGAAATTGGTATGATGTGTTGTTGGGAAAAATAGAGATAGGTATGATTATGGTTcgaggattttatttgatataagtaattaataagCTAAAAGTTAGGGGTAAAACTATAAATTTGATCTATAAAATTGCATTGTAAATACAAAACTACAagtaatagaaaacaaaaaattaagtcTAGAATGACAAAGTAATAATAAACGGAGAGAGTAATAGTtagttttaattagtttagttaAGGTCACATGTTGCGAATTAATATCTCTACGTGTTGCGACTCAGCTGTCCTAACTGTAATACTTGAACCAATGAATATTTACACCTCAGTCAACTAATTGGGGAAAATAGGGAACTTACTAATTTCACATATTCAGTAGTTTACTTTGAAAAAATGTTCTCTTGTTTTTGCAATACAATGTAGTAGGTAATTAATATCAGTGTCGGTTAGAATAAGGTTACAAATATACACGTGCGTGTGTTTGGTATAGTAATGGTTTTATAATGTTCACTTGCTCAACAAAGCCTCAAACTCAAAATATTATATGGCGGCTCACGTTTCTGGAGAACTGTTAtctcatctctttttttatataactatatCTGATGGATCATTCGTActacatatcaaaatttatttcaataCGTAAATATATGGTAGTATGgtacaaaagttaaaaatatagttGACTCCCCATACTGATCAATTTCACCAAAACAGATCATCGATAATTCGATATAGTCACTTTTATTGACCAAACTTTTTATTGCATGgcgttatatatatttatatataatataatactagTATTAGTTAAAAAGCAACTTTAATATATGTGGAGCAAATATAACGCCACAACAGACAACAGACAACAGACAACAGACAAAACCAACTGAACTCCGACATCACccattaatttataattatattttttacccaaaaaatgaaaatttataattagatttttctAGGAAATTGTTAGAAATTCTAAGACATTAATTCATAAATATTCCCTCCGTTTTTAATAGATACTTTTTAGGAAACGTATATTGgtttaaactaaataattttttaaaaaattcaatgcaaaattaattatttattaaatttactAATTTACATTATGTTGACTGTTTTTTATTAGTTGAATTATGTCCAGCTAGATATTAAATGATGTTTaatttaaaaggaaacaaaagttAAATGATTCCATaactgtataatatatattatggaataaggaaataaaaactCATATACAAACTATGTAATCCTTGAAAATCGTCTataaaaaatagtgaaaatatattgggggatttttaaaaatatattttttcctgtgttacttttttaaaatatattttcatattattcattttcaaaaatagcctttttctaaatataaaacaactaaattctaagccctaaactccaaatactaaactttagTCTTACAAAactatatcttaaatgtaaaatagagaaaccaaacctaaaaaaaattagatttaatatattgtaattgtgtaaaagaagataaaatgaaaatatttaaagaaaggagtatttttgaaaaaaaatatcctaaaagattttttctaacaaattctcaaatatattttctctttaataaactttacaaaacataagtaaactgaaataataagaaacagaaagaaagaaaaaacagaaataatacGGTATCCATATGTGAATGTAACATTATACTagcacttttttcttttgggcaaAATCATTACGGCGTCTCCATTGGTGGTTTaattgtaaatttataaataaaagtgaagttAACAATTTTATGGGTCCATTGGTATAATAcataataattttgttaatcaAGTTGGTCCAAATTAttataagagaaagagagacgaaGAGAGAAAAtcgaggaaagagaaagagagtagcagacagaaaaaaaataattatttttctttcactcaATCAGGAAAAGACAtctcatatatgatttttttttaaaaacaggaTTAGATTAGAAAATGTTTACATAGTCATTAAACAAAACACTCCTTAACAATTAGAAGGATAATAATACAATTGAGATATAACAGTTTTACACCTCATATGATCTTTAGTTGTTCTAAACATTCTTAAAAATGTTCTTAAGAATGGACCATGAATAATTTAGACCAACTTTGAAATTAATTGCTCTAAAAATTCTTAAGGATCTACCATTATCAGTGTCGTGCTAAAAGGCTAACTGTAGTTTAGGGTGTGTTAAAAATATAGcatttactattaaaaaaaaaaagataacaatgaTTATAAgatgaaaaacttaaaaactaagccacaaaaaaaaatataaggcATAATTCCAAACacacatttcttttattaattgttttccattattattattattattattattttccattagtattattatatagttataactataattcctatatattaatagatgaACTTTTTGGCAAAAAAGCTGAAGTGTCAGTATTACGGAGCTCAGGAcactatttcctttatttgttatcgacttttaaaaatatttatatttatttaccattgtattttttcaaaaatacaattaacacccaaaattaaatttttatattatctttctaacttaattatatcctttaattatattttcataaaatttttaaaatgaattttaagaacccTTTGTAcctatgatataataatataagattgatattataataactctcacgggttaaattttaattattatacaaatttttttatagatatatactacacaatcgaattttaaatatttcaattatccataaatataatagattttgtaaatcccttatatattaatagagaaacattttgataaaaaaactaAGGTGTCAGTATTACAGAGTTCAAGAcactctttcttttatttgtcatcagcttttaaaactatttacatttatttaccattgtatttttccaaaaatacaattaacacaaaaaattaaatttttatattatctttctaacttagttatatcctttaattatattttcataaaatctttaaaatgaattttaagaactctttgttcatatgatataataatataagattgatattataataactatcacggattaaattttaattattatacaattttttttatagatatatactacacaatcgaattttaaatatttcaattacccataaatataatagattttgtaaataaaaattacagtaaaacattaaataattattttataccgcattatgtgcgggttgttacctagtataagttataactataacttataactataatataacataaaacGTATTTACTTTATGTGCagaaattttcttataaataaaacatatttattttattatattgtcaTGGACTTCTCGAATAAAACATCCCACTTTACATACATATTTATGTTAACAACTTAAATACATAAGTCTATATAGTAAAAATAGGTGGcctaataaaatttaaaatctttttctctCCCTGTAAGCACGGCACTGCCATTACGCACTACCAAAAGAATAAGGAATAAGAGTCTTCCCAAAGATCgaagtttttaagtttttacattacacaatttaagaaaacaataattattgagtttaaatatatattttttcgattaaagagatattatttaattttaaaccaataataatttaaaatttaaaatattttcaatgattatttcttgaaatttacaaaacatcaatctttgtgtaacaaaagaatatcccaaaacatcaattttgtgGGATAGAGAGATTACTATATATTCGTTAATTCATGTATGCCATGTTCACCTCTAATCTTTGATCTGTGTAGATTTCTATTCTTTGATTTGTGTCTCAAATGTCCACGCACCAATAAGATTAAAAGTAGATTTCTATTCTTTGATCTGTGTCTCAAATGTCCACGCACCAATCAGATTAAAAGTACATTTCTATTCATTGATCTGTGTCCCCAATGTCAACAGACACGCTAATAATTTTCTCtcattcttattatttatttttcagtaTTAATTTGGCTGGATCCGTCACTGTATCATCACCTCATGTCAGAAAAAACAGACTATACGTAACCATGGGTGCACAAAAAAACTTTACGTCAccttttctctatatatactaatatacagGCCGGCATGTACGCTATGTTCACCTTCCCTttctcatcttcgtcttctccacCCCCcgattcagagagagagagagacacacacacTGACACACACAGCAAACACACCAAAGGTCCTCAATCATGTCGTCGTTTCTCTCTTCCTCCGCCACtgctttctttctccttctctgtTTATGCCACGTGTCCTCCTCTAAACAAGGAACTTACATCGCTCGCATTGCTCAATGTCAGATGCCGTCCTCCTTCGACCTCCACTCTAACTGGTACCATTCATCTCTCAGATCAATCTCCGACTCCACCGAGTTGCTCTACACTTACGAGAACGCCATTCATGGATTCTCCACTCGCCTCACTCAAGCCGAAGCCGACTCCCTCATGGCTCAACGTGGCGTTATCTCCGTTTTGCCGGAGCACCGTTGCGAGCGTCACACCACTCGTACTCCTCTCTTCCTTGGCCTCGACAAAGATCACCGTTACGAGCTTCACACCGCTTCTCACTGTAACCGTAAACTAATCGGAGCAAGATTCTTAGCTCGTGGCTACGAATCAACCATGGGACCAATCGATGAATCTAAAGACTCGAGATCTCCTAGAGACGATGACGGACACGGAACTCACACGTCATCAACCGCCGCTATATCCGTTGTCGAAGGAGATAGCTTATTAGGTTACGATTCAGGAACAGCTCGTGGTATGGTTCCACCCGCTCCtacgcatcttcttcttcttatctctttCGTCATCTTCGTCTCCTCCCTCtattcagagagagagacacaacacacaaactcaaacatgTCTTCCGCTATCGAATGCTCGGTTTGCGTCTCGGAGTTCGACGATAACGAATCATGCCCTAGTTCTCGATCATTCGTGGAAGGAGTAAAATCAAAGGCGGAGGAAGTCGCGATTTCTATATTGGACGTGGTTACCGGTGAAGACCAAAGCTTAGAAGGAACTGGGACTATAGAGCAGAGTTGTGAACTGAGGGTTTCTTGTACTTCATATGGCATAGTGACGAAGATC
It encodes the following:
- the LOC109127732 gene encoding uncharacterized protein LOC109127732; protein product: MSSFLSSSATAFFLLLCLCHVSSSKQGTYIARIAQCQMPSSFDLHSNWYHSSLRSISDSTELLYTYENAIHGFSTRLTQAEADSLMAQRGVISVLPEHRCERHTTRTPLFLGLDKDHRYELHTASHCNRKLIGARFLARGYESTMGPIDESKDSRSPRDDDGHGTHTSSTAAISVVEGDSLLGYDSGTARGMVPPAPTHLLLLISFVIFVSSLYSERETQHTNSNMSSAIECSVCVSEFDDNESCPSSRSFVEGVKSKAEEVAISILDVVTGEDQSLEGTGTIEQSCELRVSCTSYGIVTKIQKFDKALGNIKGDLIEPRRILLVAIVSIVVSFICAALLAPGRGSVTWSWIIMVTLFAFFLKLYLAGLVHGVATRWRIHIPGVRPYAYAFTVVKSILQIGVLLGFTYLDSYLKSRNVVLMVVAVVCLYIHLVCVYVAFRIGEDCDVINAFLSTSFVLLFELAKENGEFIIWLTISAIGLLFIKNLLLLTTTPADGEDADDGHQNRGDITRETDDQDQVNEAERNDITEAVPV